From a single Sulfolobus sp. E5-1-F genomic region:
- a CDS encoding RAMP superfamily CRISPR-associated protein, with protein sequence MTDYYLFFIRNETPLVVNYASGNYFKSLDYIPASSIIGAVKSRSIKNWGGPKEDFDLGIKVSDAYPSSIDQTTLNPAGLVTLYKDNERDNYYVDGLSHILNTIMGKSKWGEKTIRLKKGPQHWIYLRDKAYSIPIERIETTILKLDEYTKNPLIRGKNEREGYIAHVEAIYPGQIFSFIASGKIEVLEESLKEGIYVGSFKTKGYGLIKLVNKKEFTLNQCDDEICVLDFYGNVSYETYEKIKNECKGKIIYENVTFDKRKRFDYDTWKIDIVVRSGSIMVVRNCKLNLEQENGGVVIVNHPIHNLS encoded by the coding sequence ATGACAGACTATTATCTCTTCTTCATAAGAAATGAGACACCATTGGTTGTAAATTACGCATCGGGAAATTACTTTAAATCCCTTGACTATATACCTGCATCTAGCATAATTGGTGCTGTTAAGTCGCGTTCTATTAAGAATTGGGGAGGTCCAAAAGAGGATTTTGATCTAGGTATCAAAGTTTCCGATGCGTATCCTTCTTCTATTGACCAAACTACATTAAACCCTGCTGGGTTAGTAACTCTTTACAAGGATAATGAAAGAGATAACTATTACGTTGATGGTTTGTCACATATTCTAAATACTATTATGGGGAAATCTAAGTGGGGAGAAAAGACAATTAGGTTAAAGAAGGGACCACAGCACTGGATCTACTTAAGGGATAAAGCTTATTCAATCCCTATAGAGAGAATAGAAACTACTATACTTAAGCTTGATGAGTATACCAAAAATCCGCTTATACGAGGGAAAAACGAAAGGGAGGGCTACATAGCTCACGTTGAGGCTATATACCCTGGTCAAATTTTCTCATTTATTGCCAGTGGAAAAATTGAGGTGCTTGAGGAATCTTTAAAAGAGGGAATTTACGTAGGTTCATTCAAAACCAAGGGATATGGGCTAATCAAACTAGTTAATAAAAAGGAATTTACGTTAAACCAATGTGATGATGAAATTTGCGTTCTGGACTTTTACGGGAATGTCAGCTATGAGACTTATGAGAAAATTAAGAATGAGTGCAAAGGAAAAATAATTTACGAAAACGTTACCTTTGACAAGAGAAAAAGGTTCGACTACGATACTTGGAAAATCGACATTGTAGTAAGGAGCGGTTCAATCATGGTTGTGCGAAATTGCAAATTAAACCTTGAACAAGAGAATGGGGGTGTAGTAATCGTTAATCATCCCATTCACAATTTATCTTGA
- a CDS encoding RAMP superfamily CRISPR-associated protein produces the protein MGYKCVNYNTNEHDFQKRDKYDEIYKIYATFKTVTPVCTCSGNVKIEYDRNSHNVKVTYLGYRVNGKPAIMGSSLKGALRTYALMLSDEATVKNLFGTNGFESLLYFKDIVLTENYVALPLGEEWTPKKSCDKHAVKVYIYRYPKVKSTNIYFEAIPKNKKFSAEIIAINVSIEDLKLLLASMGAKKYGIKIGRGKEKGYGIIKLDEIKIESLRKFQAIKVNELINDAQKIIDNRVEENENLRYAFFD, from the coding sequence GTGGGGTATAAATGCGTTAACTATAATACAAATGAACATGATTTTCAGAAAAGAGACAAGTATGATGAAATATATAAAATATATGCAACTTTTAAAACTGTAACACCAGTTTGTACATGTAGCGGAAATGTTAAGATCGAGTATGATAGAAATAGTCATAATGTTAAAGTGACATACCTTGGGTATAGAGTGAATGGTAAGCCAGCTATTATGGGATCCTCATTAAAAGGTGCCCTTAGAACTTACGCGTTAATGTTGTCAGATGAGGCTACAGTTAAAAATCTCTTCGGCACTAATGGATTTGAAAGTCTACTCTACTTTAAAGATATAGTTCTTACAGAAAATTACGTGGCATTGCCTTTAGGGGAGGAATGGACTCCCAAAAAGAGTTGTGATAAGCACGCTGTTAAGGTTTATATTTATAGATATCCTAAGGTTAAATCAACTAATATTTACTTTGAAGCGATACCAAAAAATAAGAAGTTTAGTGCGGAAATTATCGCAATTAATGTAAGTATAGAAGATTTGAAATTACTTTTAGCCAGCATGGGGGCTAAAAAGTATGGGATAAAGATTGGAAGAGGAAAAGAAAAAGGATATGGGATAATAAAATTAGATGAAATTAAGATAGAAAGTTTAAGAAAGTTTCAGGCAATAAAGGTAAATGAGTTAATTAATGATGCTCAAAAAATTATTGATAATAGGGTGGAAGAAAATGAAAATCTCCGATATGCTTTCTTTGATTAA
- the cas4 gene encoding CRISPR-associated protein Cas4 yields the protein MTISGITIKHFAYCPQIVRLESMGFAERVSEAMIEGERVEKDKVMNFLYATLRPLNIIGKPIFRYKDLIGSPDYVLTYPNYWVPLDVKSGRKRYDHKLQMKYYLYLMDMNGINVKEGLIYYVSLKEIVRLNYNYAERRYVEGVLSKIREAMNGRVKVVQDARKCYNCGFYTFCRPKIKGNLAYVD from the coding sequence ATGACGATAAGTGGTATTACAATAAAGCACTTTGCGTATTGTCCTCAAATAGTGAGACTTGAGAGCATGGGGTTTGCTGAGAGGGTTAGTGAGGCTATGATCGAGGGGGAGAGAGTTGAAAAGGATAAGGTTATGAACTTTCTATACGCTACTTTAAGGCCATTAAATATTATTGGGAAACCTATTTTTAGGTATAAGGATTTGATCGGCTCTCCGGATTACGTACTGACTTACCCTAATTATTGGGTTCCCCTTGACGTTAAGAGTGGGAGGAAGAGGTATGATCATAAGTTGCAAATGAAATATTACCTTTACCTAATGGATATGAATGGGATTAATGTAAAGGAAGGGTTGATATATTATGTGAGTCTGAAGGAAATCGTTAGGTTAAATTACAATTACGCTGAGAGAAGATATGTTGAGGGTGTTTTAAGTAAGATAAGGGAGGCTATGAATGGTAGAGTGAAAGTTGTTCAAGATGCGAGGAAGTGTTATAATTGTGGGTTTTACACTTTCTGTAGACCTAAGATAAAGGGAAATTTGGCTTATGTGGATTAA
- the cas4a gene encoding type I-A CRISPR-associated protein Cas4/Csa1, whose translation MFFTYSDILLLSKRLKKLPKNVDEELRGWNWNEPPVYTRSLSQVSVSDLNYCSTLRNIYLKVKGFKGDIGKQILQGSLIHMVYAFGVETVKRLIYSKDGIDGSTLRTLMGDEFYSLLKDLKDEDAKYAKVLWDHITNIYSAELDRVRSRFTNLTRDSLVSQVVPFYVEFPVDGSFLGLTNLRVDAFVPHLPLIAEMKTGKYRYAHELSLAGYALAIESQYEIPIDYGYLCYVNVTDRDVRSNCKLVPISDAIRSEFLDMRDKAQDIMDKGIDPGIAKDCERDCMFYRVCHP comes from the coding sequence GTGTTCTTTACTTATTCGGATATATTGTTGCTGTCGAAGAGACTTAAGAAGTTGCCGAAGAATGTGGATGAGGAGTTAAGGGGATGGAATTGGAATGAACCACCGGTTTACACTAGGTCTCTTTCTCAGGTTTCTGTTTCTGACCTAAATTACTGCAGTACTTTGAGGAATATTTACCTTAAAGTGAAGGGATTTAAGGGGGATATAGGTAAGCAAATTCTTCAAGGTTCGCTTATTCACATGGTTTACGCTTTTGGTGTGGAAACTGTTAAGCGGTTGATTTACTCTAAGGATGGTATTGATGGGAGTACTCTGAGGACGTTGATGGGTGATGAGTTTTACTCTTTACTTAAGGACTTGAAGGATGAGGATGCTAAATACGCTAAGGTTTTGTGGGATCACATTACTAATATTTACTCTGCCGAATTGGATAGGGTTAGGAGTAGGTTTACTAACTTGACTAGGGATTCCTTAGTTTCACAAGTTGTTCCTTTTTACGTTGAGTTCCCAGTAGATGGTTCGTTTTTGGGTTTAACCAATTTGAGGGTTGACGCCTTTGTTCCTCATCTTCCATTAATAGCTGAGATGAAGACTGGTAAGTATAGGTATGCTCATGAGTTGTCTCTAGCTGGATACGCTTTAGCGATCGAGAGTCAGTATGAGATACCGATAGATTACGGGTATCTGTGTTACGTTAATGTGACAGATAGGGATGTGAGGAGTAATTGTAAGTTGGTTCCCATTTCTGATGCCATTAGGAGTGAGTTTTTAGATATGAGGGATAAGGCTCAAGACATAATGGATAAGGGGATTGACCCTGGAATAGCTAAGGATTGTGAAAGGGATTGTATGTTTTACCGTGTTTGTCATCCCTAA
- a CDS encoding HD domain-containing protein has translation MTRYLRIDPLTLSAVASVSDSDREHIINVVRNIVNNVKKKYEGRNDWSGFLNEIADEIIEAINRGWEYYFKYLLCSDGKDNAFCRGVSLDDKLPDEFYFVLIPADTRFPGFSNSIGDHMITTSAFAVSAALSYLDKRCGEIKINNRVLSREEVRGIVRVSALLHDIGKPPPNGHASRTKDIVYDIFKDIDKELAEILSNTASRHHYGQNYRDKPSNVLEWIIAYADKASASSRAFLIRDSPDAFKDFLDLAKDLQSIGYDLGGQEYLNQIENRIYESEEDSEDYRTYGILSTDENKALALAKKLISAEEELCNGEKLLALYHLEVPSIKSYLRRGRELSIYSGYSLLIDSFIHEVSHYIKRSIGKEAVISEEGGSVLAIVPSTFKLNVGEFISKLFGSEKVFDFIRVGKMDFKFAEAHLGPKENWSGWNNVNPYTRDSLRGFGTLLSKFFGGNYTHTLILWNPEPSGRLCEKCKVNPVYEEKVCLPCSLAERFYESYRRMIRGDKEVSDFFRDKLSKLRSYKLIVDLDRILQHGVKVLSTIDEMEKRVGSDEKKFGRDPVLIVADGDNFGNIKSNVTTLTQYIEITRRFTYMIYYSLLYALTRVGEFNSKLFLKPYVELVPILIGGDDISILISAQNLLQFAYYFDEALVKINGRVENEQKYESVSDKIIRKKPYLWFGISAGAFVYTNTAYPLFLAREKAEFLEHISKSESKTRIQRRYKGSGFILSILDNKFIYEGSRVLSILGEEAKDIYNIIRKLEESKISYRKLLDYVKLESDRIRIFYDVARNNKDAAENIIEVIQYADRKSIPLSSYILLLTIMSKIIEKDANQINGKTMKYYEVRWE, from the coding sequence GTGACAAGGTATTTAAGGATAGATCCATTGACACTTTCAGCAGTCGCTAGTGTTTCGGATTCAGATAGGGAGCATATAATTAATGTTGTTCGTAATATTGTGAATAACGTCAAGAAAAAGTATGAAGGGAGGAATGATTGGTCTGGATTTCTAAATGAGATCGCTGATGAAATTATTGAGGCAATTAATAGGGGTTGGGAGTACTATTTTAAGTATTTATTATGTTCTGACGGTAAAGATAACGCTTTCTGTAGAGGTGTGAGTTTAGATGATAAATTGCCAGATGAATTTTACTTTGTTCTAATTCCGGCTGATACTCGTTTTCCGGGTTTTAGTAATAGTATTGGGGATCACATGATTACTACTTCTGCATTTGCTGTCTCTGCAGCTTTATCATATTTAGATAAAAGATGTGGTGAAATTAAGATAAACAATAGGGTTCTTTCGAGGGAAGAAGTTAGGGGAATTGTTAGGGTTTCGGCTCTTCTACATGATATAGGAAAGCCTCCACCCAATGGTCATGCTAGTAGAACTAAGGATATAGTTTATGATATATTTAAGGATATTGATAAGGAACTTGCTGAGATTTTGAGTAATACGGCTTCTCGGCACCACTATGGCCAAAATTATAGAGATAAGCCTTCCAACGTTCTTGAATGGATAATTGCTTATGCTGATAAGGCAAGTGCGTCCTCTAGAGCTTTTCTGATAAGGGATTCGCCAGACGCTTTCAAAGATTTTCTGGATTTAGCAAAGGATCTTCAGAGTATTGGTTACGACTTAGGTGGTCAAGAGTACTTAAATCAAATTGAAAATAGAATTTATGAATCGGAGGAGGATTCAGAGGATTATAGAACTTATGGGATTCTGAGTACTGACGAAAATAAGGCTTTAGCTCTTGCTAAGAAATTGATAAGTGCTGAGGAGGAATTATGTAATGGTGAGAAGCTCTTAGCGTTATATCATCTTGAAGTTCCAAGCATTAAGTCTTACTTAAGGAGGGGAAGAGAATTATCAATTTACTCGGGGTATAGCCTTTTAATAGACAGTTTTATTCACGAGGTATCTCATTATATAAAGAGGAGTATCGGCAAAGAAGCGGTAATAAGTGAAGAAGGAGGTTCTGTTTTGGCCATAGTTCCTTCTACTTTTAAGTTGAACGTAGGGGAGTTCATTTCCAAATTGTTTGGATCTGAGAAAGTATTTGACTTTATAAGAGTGGGTAAGATGGATTTTAAGTTTGCAGAGGCTCATTTAGGTCCCAAGGAAAATTGGAGTGGTTGGAATAACGTAAATCCTTATACAAGGGATTCCTTAAGAGGTTTTGGAACTTTACTTTCTAAATTTTTTGGCGGAAATTATACACATACATTGATCTTATGGAACCCGGAGCCCTCTGGAAGGCTATGTGAGAAGTGTAAGGTTAATCCAGTATATGAGGAAAAGGTTTGTTTACCATGTAGTCTCGCTGAGAGATTTTACGAGAGTTATAGAAGAATGATAAGGGGGGACAAGGAAGTAAGTGACTTTTTTAGGGATAAACTGAGTAAGCTGAGATCTTATAAATTAATAGTAGATTTAGATAGAATTTTACAGCATGGAGTGAAAGTTTTGTCGACAATTGATGAGATGGAGAAAAGAGTAGGTTCTGATGAGAAGAAATTCGGTAGGGACCCCGTTTTGATCGTAGCTGATGGTGATAACTTTGGTAATATAAAATCGAATGTCACCACTTTAACTCAGTATATAGAAATAACTAGACGTTTTACATATATGATATACTACTCATTGTTATACGCGTTGACAAGAGTTGGAGAGTTCAATTCGAAGCTATTCCTTAAACCATATGTAGAATTGGTTCCTATATTAATTGGTGGGGACGATATCTCAATACTAATATCCGCACAAAATTTACTTCAATTTGCCTATTATTTTGATGAGGCTCTTGTCAAGATTAATGGGAGAGTGGAAAATGAACAAAAGTATGAGAGTGTTTCTGATAAGATAATAAGAAAGAAGCCCTATCTTTGGTTTGGGATTTCAGCTGGGGCTTTCGTTTATACGAATACAGCCTACCCCTTATTCTTGGCCAGGGAGAAAGCTGAATTTTTAGAACATATTTCAAAAAGTGAATCAAAAACTAGGATTCAACGTAGATATAAGGGTAGTGGTTTCATTTTATCCATTTTAGATAATAAATTCATTTATGAGGGGTCGAGAGTCCTGTCTATTCTTGGTGAGGAGGCTAAAGATATTTATAATATTATAAGGAAATTAGAGGAATCTAAGATATCCTATAGGAAACTGTTGGATTACGTAAAGCTAGAAAGCGATAGAATCAGAATATTTTATGACGTGGCTAGAAATAATAAGGATGCAGCTGAAAACATTATTGAAGTAATTCAATATGCCGATCGTAAAAGTATTCCGCTTTCCAGCTATATACTCCTATTAACAATAATGAGTAAAATTATAGAAAAGGATGCTAATCAGATAAATGGTAAAACTATGAAATATTATGAGGTGAGATGGGAGTGA
- a CDS encoding RAMP superfamily CRISPR-associated protein translates to MSQKFPNLLHASLNYRRVVSFEMHTIEFLRVGESKVIDIGSPDLPILKIKEQKGGSIRYKPIIPGSSIKGAVRSEYSRVLSGLPEDTLKSLFGYSKLFTEKDLKSNYDSYEIFNIIVNSMTNKENNEVGLLDLLFGSDFFASPTIFTDAIVSNEAEEYIGERYHIRIDVDRDAVMENSLLNVEAVYPGTRFTFKIIYNSLDFGVKDESPVDKAFNVLVSSFLDNREMFLGGFKSRGYGLVRLKKIDDRKFTPEELVGVKNG, encoded by the coding sequence GTGTCGCAAAAGTTTCCTAATTTACTTCACGCTTCTCTTAATTATAGACGAGTAGTGTCTTTTGAAATGCATACTATTGAATTTCTACGAGTTGGAGAGAGTAAGGTGATAGATATTGGTTCTCCAGATTTGCCCATTCTTAAAATTAAGGAGCAAAAGGGAGGAAGTATTAGATATAAACCTATTATACCGGGTTCATCAATAAAGGGGGCGGTAAGGAGTGAGTATTCTAGGGTTTTAAGTGGTCTTCCCGAGGATACTCTTAAATCTCTCTTCGGTTATAGTAAGCTTTTTACCGAGAAGGATTTAAAAAGTAATTATGACTCTTATGAAATTTTTAATATTATTGTTAATAGTATGACAAATAAGGAGAATAATGAGGTGGGATTACTTGATTTACTTTTCGGTAGTGATTTCTTCGCATCTCCCACTATTTTCACGGATGCAATTGTATCTAATGAAGCTGAAGAATACATAGGGGAAAGATATCATATTAGGATTGATGTGGATAGGGATGCTGTGATGGAAAATAGTTTGCTAAACGTTGAAGCTGTTTATCCTGGTACTAGGTTTACTTTCAAAATTATCTATAATTCTCTGGACTTTGGTGTAAAAGATGAATCTCCAGTAGATAAGGCTTTCAACGTATTAGTATCATCATTTCTAGATAATAGGGAAATGTTTTTAGGCGGTTTTAAGAGTAGGGGTTATGGTTTAGTTCGATTGAAAAAAATCGATGATAGAAAGTTTACTCCAGAGGAATTGGTGGGTGTTAAAAATGGTTGA
- the crn1 gene encoding CRISPR-associated ring nuclease Crn1, whose amino-acid sequence MARLVATLGKSPGGIAETLANLSSGNYLAPFETKEVKINELIVIRTAEVMESYYFLKTILLCCLDFTNIREVGLPFDDISSPQDFLTVRETVRKVLSTGDYLDFSGGRKAITAAAVLAARDVGAHLVTTIIDQSDYIRMNKRYEELKERALSVYNKGECLSYFCDLMSSKAKTIIFF is encoded by the coding sequence ATGGCAAGATTAGTAGCAACTTTAGGGAAATCTCCAGGTGGAATAGCTGAGACTTTAGCAAACTTAAGTTCCGGCAATTACTTAGCCCCTTTTGAGACTAAGGAAGTTAAGATAAACGAACTTATCGTGATAAGGACTGCAGAGGTTATGGAGAGTTATTATTTCCTGAAAACCATACTTTTGTGTTGTCTAGATTTCACAAACATTAGGGAAGTAGGGCTTCCATTTGATGATATTTCATCCCCTCAAGATTTCCTAACTGTTAGGGAAACTGTTAGAAAAGTTTTAAGCACTGGGGATTATTTAGACTTCTCTGGAGGAAGAAAGGCAATTACTGCAGCTGCTGTATTAGCTGCGAGGGATGTTGGTGCGCATTTAGTTACAACAATTATTGACCAAAGCGATTACATCAGAATGAATAAGAGATATGAGGAATTGAAGGAGAGGGCTTTATCAGTTTACAATAAGGGAGAGTGTCTTAGTTACTTCTGCGATTTAATGTCATCTAAAGCTAAGACCATTATATTCTTCTAG
- a CDS encoding MFS transporter produces MSYRSLIEISRRKRYVRLLPILFFLYIVNFLDRVNISYAIDAGMFQYLGVPAKQVGIIASLASSLFFVGYFIPQIFSNLGINRYGVRKIFLIAFTAWGVITIATGFVTSVAEVYVLRFILGMAEAPFFAGVMFYLSLWFLKTERATANSFFTAAIPISGIFGSLIAGAIFSVYGDYPGWRYLFWYEGILAIFGGLLAYFILTDFPRDAKWLSTDEKTALEQAFKEEEVDKVKVSWTRALADLNVILLAIVYFLGVTSFYGYSIWLPSIISFIGKVNATIASFLSVIPYVIASISLILIARYADRRQNHKFVTFLVFLVAGIGLILSAVTQSIFIVSFILFAIAAIGIYSFIATFWAIPQGYLYGDAAAAAIGLINAVGNLGGIAGPITVGFLKSFTGSFVDGIYAMALFSILAGIVTLLVRRK; encoded by the coding sequence ATGAGTTATCGTTCCCTCATTGAAATCTCTAGGAGAAAAAGGTATGTTAGATTACTCCCAATACTTTTCTTCTTATATATTGTCAACTTTCTTGATAGAGTGAATATTTCCTATGCAATAGACGCTGGAATGTTTCAATATCTAGGAGTTCCCGCAAAGCAAGTTGGTATAATAGCATCCCTAGCTTCATCCTTGTTCTTTGTTGGCTATTTCATCCCACAAATATTCTCAAACTTAGGTATTAACAGATACGGCGTTAGAAAAATATTTCTTATAGCGTTTACAGCGTGGGGTGTAATCACTATCGCAACTGGTTTCGTAACTTCAGTTGCGGAAGTCTACGTATTAAGATTTATACTAGGAATGGCGGAAGCTCCATTCTTCGCAGGTGTCATGTTCTATCTGAGTTTGTGGTTCTTAAAAACAGAGAGGGCTACAGCAAACAGTTTCTTTACAGCTGCGATTCCGATATCTGGAATATTCGGTAGTCTAATTGCTGGAGCAATATTTTCAGTATATGGCGACTACCCTGGATGGAGATATCTGTTCTGGTATGAAGGGATATTGGCAATATTCGGTGGGTTACTTGCATATTTCATTTTAACAGACTTTCCAAGGGATGCTAAGTGGTTAAGCACAGACGAAAAGACTGCATTAGAACAAGCCTTTAAAGAGGAAGAGGTGGATAAGGTTAAGGTTAGTTGGACTAGAGCGTTAGCTGACTTAAACGTAATATTGTTAGCTATAGTGTACTTTTTAGGAGTTACAAGTTTTTACGGCTATTCGATCTGGTTACCATCAATTATAAGTTTTATTGGTAAAGTTAACGCTACGATAGCTAGTTTCCTATCGGTAATACCATATGTCATTGCATCGATATCCTTAATTCTCATAGCTCGCTACGCTGATAGAAGGCAAAATCACAAGTTCGTGACATTTTTAGTATTCTTAGTTGCGGGGATAGGTTTAATTTTAAGTGCAGTAACTCAAAGCATATTTATAGTATCATTCATACTCTTCGCAATAGCTGCCATAGGGATTTATAGTTTCATAGCAACGTTTTGGGCTATACCTCAAGGCTATTTATATGGAGATGCGGCTGCAGCAGCTATAGGTTTAATAAACGCTGTTGGAAATCTTGGTGGAATTGCTGGTCCTATAACTGTGGGATTTCTAAAATCATTCACAGGATCGTTCGTAGATGGAATATACGCCATGGCACTATTCTCGATCTTAGCCGGTATAGTAACATTACTTGTGAGAAGAAAGTGA
- a CDS encoding RAMP superfamily CRISPR-associated protein, with product MVEVNFKTYYILTKIWGKITNKSPIRVGGTRGYGIGEPDLPILRTPDRRAVIPGSTLKGVFRNSLARYLKNVNPESDLAFAFGGNRVIGGSKGKNNLALGSAVIFSDFTTRQPIDVYERTHIKIDLSKGSGRPFQVEYVPENNEFEGTIIGRNLPLSDMSGMIYVVKNLMDLEVVRIGGFKSRGYGIVRFDVAKVEVYLPSNSVEFETRLGILSRGITRKISIKVENNSLKENEKSFTIISSSSNELFNKYEINVDSFYNVGKTMLEGG from the coding sequence ATGGTTGAAGTGAATTTCAAGACTTATTATATTTTAACTAAAATATGGGGGAAGATAACTAATAAATCTCCCATTAGAGTGGGTGGAACAAGGGGGTATGGTATTGGTGAGCCGGATTTACCGATTTTGAGAACTCCAGATAGGAGAGCTGTAATACCCGGCTCTACTCTTAAGGGCGTTTTTAGGAATAGTTTAGCTAGATATTTGAAAAATGTTAATCCAGAAAGCGATTTGGCGTTTGCCTTTGGTGGGAATAGGGTGATCGGTGGTAGTAAGGGGAAAAATAACCTAGCCTTAGGATCTGCTGTTATTTTTTCTGATTTCACTACTAGGCAACCTATAGACGTTTATGAAAGAACTCACATAAAGATCGATTTGAGTAAAGGTTCAGGGCGTCCTTTTCAAGTTGAATATGTTCCAGAGAATAACGAATTTGAGGGCACTATTATAGGTAGAAATTTGCCATTAAGTGACATGAGTGGAATGATTTACGTAGTAAAGAATTTAATGGATCTAGAAGTTGTGAGGATTGGCGGTTTTAAAAGTAGAGGGTATGGAATTGTTAGATTTGATGTTGCAAAAGTTGAAGTTTATTTACCCTCTAATAGCGTTGAGTTTGAAACAAGATTGGGGATTTTGAGTAGGGGTATAACAAGGAAGATCTCCATTAAGGTGGAAAATAATAGTCTTAAAGAAAATGAAAAAAGTTTCACTATTATTAGCTCATCTTCTAATGAACTTTTCAATAAATACGAAATAAATGTAGATTCATTCTATAACGTAGGAAAAACTATGTTAGAAGGTGGCTAA
- a CDS encoding RAMP superfamily CRISPR-associated protein, producing the protein MRVIYTNTVTVNNLRGHIESGEKNVDLSAMYIELKNGDEKRIYVIPGSSLKGIIRRNLKILKCDTGFLGSEFDEGRSKMSKVIVGWGYIREKAEKKVKYGIRVNRQLGIVENHSLYSYEILQGKINVNFDIVELSPLNEEEKKCLAKAILLMKYSTIGWGGSRGIGVVEEVKLDDRLLSLLHKK; encoded by the coding sequence GTGAGAGTAATTTATACGAATACGGTTACGGTAAATAATCTAAGAGGCCACATTGAATCTGGGGAGAAAAATGTAGATTTGAGTGCAATGTATATTGAATTGAAGAATGGAGATGAGAAGAGAATTTACGTCATACCCGGATCTTCATTAAAGGGAATTATTAGAAGGAATTTGAAAATTTTAAAGTGTGATACTGGATTTCTTGGCTCAGAATTTGATGAAGGAAGATCGAAAATGAGTAAAGTTATCGTAGGATGGGGTTACATTCGTGAAAAGGCAGAGAAAAAGGTCAAGTATGGCATAAGGGTGAATAGGCAACTAGGGATCGTAGAGAATCACTCACTCTATTCTTATGAAATTCTCCAAGGGAAGATCAATGTTAACTTTGATATTGTCGAACTTTCACCCTTAAATGAGGAGGAGAAAAAATGTTTGGCTAAGGCAATTCTCTTAATGAAGTACTCAACCATAGGTTGGGGTGGAAGTAGGGGAATTGGAGTTGTTGAGGAGGTGAAATTGGATGACAGACTATTATCTCTTCTTCATAAGAAATGA
- the cas2 gene encoding CRISPR-associated endonuclease Cas2, with amino-acid sequence MYVVVAYDISDEKVRGKVRRLLRRYGLSYISRSVYGGRLSWNRSLFLSEKIAKLLEERDTAAIIPVQNADFGRTLIISKDKVSRHHLQVNFAGEDI; translated from the coding sequence ATGTACGTGGTTGTCGCATATGACATATCAGATGAGAAGGTTAGAGGTAAGGTTAGGAGGCTCCTACGCCGTTACGGTTTATCGTATATTTCAAGATCAGTATATGGAGGAAGATTATCTTGGAATAGATCCCTCTTCCTATCGGAAAAGATTGCTAAACTTCTTGAAGAAAGAGATACCGCAGCTATCATCCCAGTTCAAAACGCTGATTTCGGAAGAACTCTTATCATCTCCAAGGATAAGGTATCAAGACACCACTTACAAGTTAACTTTGCCGGCGAGGATATTTGA